GCGCGCACGGCGGTCTCCGCGCCCGCCCCACCCGCGCCGGTCGAGCTCACCCGCCCGGATTCGAGCACGTAGTAGCGCTGCGCGGCCTGCAACGCGAACCCGATGTGCTGCTCGACCAGCAGCACGCTGAGCCCGCCGCGCCGGGTGAGATCGATGATGGTGCGCTCGATCTCGGCGACCACCGACGGCTGGATGCCCTCGGTCGGCTCGTCCAGGATCAACAGCTTCGGTTCGGTGATCAGCGCCCGCGCGATCGCCAGCTGCTGGCGCTGACCGCCGGAGAGCAGCCCGGCCTTGCGGGACAGCAGCTCCCGCAGGGCCGGGAACAGGGTCAGCGCTTCCTCGATGAGCTCCTTACCGCGCTTGCGGCCGTCGGCCACCACCTGCAGGTTCTCGGCTGTGGTCAGCTGGGGAAAACTCTGTTGCCCCTGCGGGACGTAGGCGATGCCGCGCGCGACCCGCCGGGAGGGGGCGAGCTTGGTGATCGTCTCGCCGTCGAAGCGGATCTCCCCGGACTTGGCGCCGAGCAACCCGACCGCGGTGCGCAGCAGCGTGGTCTTGCCCGCGCCGTTGTGCCCCATGATCGCGACCACGGAATCGTCGGGCACCGTGAGCGAGACGCCGTGGATCACCTCCGTGCGTCCGTAGCCGGAGCGGATGTCAACGAGTTCCAGCATCGCCGGCCTCCTCGGTGGTCGCGGACGCGGCGACGGCGTCCTCGAGTTCGGTGCCGATCGCGGCCGCGGTGCCCAGGTAGACCTCCTGCACCTTCGGGTCGGCCTGCACCTGCTCCACGGTGCCCTCGCTGAGCACCGTGCCGCCGGCCAGCACCGTCACCGAGGTGGCGAAGGAGCGCATGAACTCCATGTCGTGCTCCACGACCACCACCACGCGCTCGGCGCCGATGCGGCGCAGCAGGTTCCCGGTCTCCTCGCGTTCCTCGGCGCTCATGCCCGCCACCGGTTCGTCGAGCAACAGGACCGAGGCGTTCTGCACCAGCAGCATGCCGATCTCGAGCCACTGCTTCTGCCCGTGCGCGAGCACCCCGGCGGGCTTGCCGCGCAGCGCGGCCAGCCCGGTGGTCTCCAGCGCCTCCTCGATGCTCGGCAACACCGACTTGCGCCTGCGCAGCAAGGTCAACGCGGAGCGGCCCGCGCCCGCGGCGATGTCGAGGTTCTGCAACACGGTGAGCTGTTCGAAGACGCTGGCGGTCTGGAAGGTGCGCCCGACGCCGAGCCGCGCGATCTGATGCACCTTCTTGCCCAGTAGCTCGGCGCCGGATTTCTGCGCCGATCCGGTGGCGGGCACCAGGCCGGTGATCGCATCGATCAGCGTGGTCTTGCCCGCGCCGTTGGGTCCGATCAGGAACCGCAGGTCACCCTGCAGCACCGTGAGATCGACGTCGGTGACCGCCTTGAACCCGTCGAAACTCACCGAGAGTCCGCGGATTTCGAGGTATTCGCTGGTCATGCCCGCGTTCCCGCCGAAGCGTGGTTCGGTCGCCACTGCGGTTGTCGCTTCGTTCGACGCTGTGTTCATCGCGATTCCACCTTCTCTGCCTCGTCGACCGCCGGTGCGGCGGCCGGGACCGGCGGTGGGGATGGCGGCGCGGCGGTGCGGGAACCGAACCGCGCCTTCAGCATCGGCCACACCCCGGCCAGCCCGGCCGGGATGAACCCGACCACCACGATGAACAGCACGCCTTGCAGGTAGGTCCACCCGGACGGGAACTGCTCCGACAGCGTGGTCTGCGCCCACGCCACGCCGATCGCCCCGAGCACCGGGCCGAGCAGTGTGGTCCGTCCGCCGATCGCCACCCCGATCAGGAAGGCGATCGAGGGCACCACACCGATGTCGGCGGGGGAGATGATGCCGACGATCGGGGTGAACAGCGCACCGGCGATCCCGGCGAAGAACGCCGCGACC
This sequence is a window from Nocardia farcinica. Protein-coding genes within it:
- the urtE gene encoding urea ABC transporter ATP-binding subunit UrtE, with protein sequence MLELVDIRSGYGRTEVIHGVSLTVPDDSVVAIMGHNGAGKTTLLRTAVGLLGAKSGEIRFDGETITKLAPSRRVARGIAYVPQGQQSFPQLTTAENLQVVADGRKRGKELIEEALTLFPALRELLSRKAGLLSGGQRQQLAIARALITEPKLLILDEPTEGIQPSVVAEIERTIIDLTRRGGLSVLLVEQHIGFALQAAQRYYVLESGRVSSTGAGGAGAETAVRAAMAI
- the urtD gene encoding urea ABC transporter ATP-binding protein UrtD; translation: MNTASNEATTAVATEPRFGGNAGMTSEYLEIRGLSVSFDGFKAVTDVDLTVLQGDLRFLIGPNGAGKTTLIDAITGLVPATGSAQKSGAELLGKKVHQIARLGVGRTFQTASVFEQLTVLQNLDIAAGAGRSALTLLRRRKSVLPSIEEALETTGLAALRGKPAGVLAHGQKQWLEIGMLLVQNASVLLLDEPVAGMSAEEREETGNLLRRIGAERVVVVVEHDMEFMRSFATSVTVLAGGTVLSEGTVEQVQADPKVQEVYLGTAAAIGTELEDAVAASATTEEAGDAGTR